In one window of Prevotella sp. E13-17 DNA:
- a CDS encoding glycoside hydrolase family 32 protein gives MNTKSINKLPHTMTVMSFCLAAIALFSCSDDKIVGDPGKDWNSSEERYSPVDEDAFLTYFKPALGRVGDPMPFYDQKAGNFKVLYLQDYDDNAKYCFHPYWGVQTTDGCNYQSIGEVLAVGSNDYQQDAALGTGCCYYNESEGLYYIYYTGENADCKDRQVVMRATSPDFKTWTRDNLWQLHGSDYGYSGWDFRDPQIFVADDGLYHMVISTKPSYGGDPKFADFKSADMKNWEHVGQFNMVWERMCECPDVFKMGEWWYLVFSEGQAVNWSRKVKYVKAKSWDELKTCLNDPKVWPDYKEGVLDSRGFYAGKTASNGTDRYIWGWCPYRSGADIDAKNVNVGAGGEPNWGGALVCHKIIQHEDGTISLGEVPAMAAKYNKQQALQVVASNGYANSQLTGEDAYVMFGRLGYHNHISMTVKTEGNADRFGISLVRSVDAKKYYTLMVNPEAGGEKRKVNFEQEGEEGKGFIEAIDGYEVPRPEDNTYQIDIYTDNSVCVIYINDNVCYTNRIYGIQNNNWSINSYGGMVTVSDVKVSQY, from the coding sequence ATGAACACTAAAAGCATAAATAAACTGCCCCACACAATGACAGTGATGAGTTTTTGCTTGGCGGCCATTGCACTCTTTTCCTGCTCTGACGACAAGATTGTAGGCGATCCCGGCAAGGACTGGAATAGCAGCGAAGAGCGTTATTCGCCTGTTGACGAAGATGCTTTTTTGACCTACTTTAAGCCCGCACTTGGACGCGTAGGCGACCCCATGCCGTTCTACGACCAGAAGGCAGGCAACTTCAAGGTGCTCTATCTGCAAGACTATGACGACAATGCCAAGTATTGTTTCCACCCCTATTGGGGCGTTCAGACCACCGATGGATGTAACTATCAGTCGATTGGCGAGGTGCTGGCAGTAGGTAGCAACGACTATCAGCAGGATGCTGCGCTTGGCACTGGCTGCTGTTATTATAACGAGAGTGAAGGTCTGTACTATATTTACTACACTGGCGAGAACGCCGACTGTAAGGATCGCCAGGTGGTAATGCGTGCCACATCACCCGACTTCAAGACCTGGACGCGCGACAATCTTTGGCAGCTCCATGGTTCCGACTATGGCTATTCTGGCTGGGACTTCCGCGACCCACAGATCTTCGTGGCCGACGACGGTCTCTATCACATGGTTATCTCTACCAAGCCTTCCTACGGTGGCGATCCCAAGTTCGCCGACTTCAAGTCTGCCGATATGAAAAACTGGGAGCACGTCGGTCAGTTTAACATGGTGTGGGAGCGCATGTGCGAATGCCCCGATGTGTTTAAGATGGGCGAATGGTGGTATCTCGTGTTCAGCGAGGGACAGGCAGTCAACTGGAGCCGCAAGGTGAAGTATGTCAAGGCCAAGAGCTGGGACGAGCTGAAGACTTGCCTCAACGACCCCAAGGTGTGGCCCGACTATAAGGAAGGCGTGCTCGACAGTCGTGGTTTCTATGCCGGCAAGACGGCCTCAAACGGCACCGACCGTTATATTTGGGGATGGTGCCCATACCGTTCTGGCGCAGATATCGATGCCAAGAATGTCAATGTGGGTGCTGGCGGCGAGCCAAACTGGGGTGGTGCGCTGGTTTGCCACAAGATTATCCAGCACGAAGACGGCACCATCTCACTCGGCGAGGTGCCTGCCATGGCGGCCAAGTACAACAAGCAGCAGGCGCTTCAGGTGGTGGCCAGCAATGGTTACGCCAATAGTCAGCTCACTGGCGAAGACGCCTATGTGATGTTCGGCCGACTGGGTTATCACAACCACATCAGCATGACGGTGAAGACCGAAGGCAATGCCGACAGATTCGGCATCTCGCTGGTTCGCAGTGTCGATGCCAAAAAATACTATACGCTGATGGTAAACCCCGAGGCCGGTGGCGAAAAGCGCAAGGTGAACTTCGAGCAGGAGGGCGAGGAAGGCAAGGGCTTCATCGAGGCAATCGATGGCTACGAGGTTCCACGTCCTGAGGATAATACCTATCAGATTGATATCTACACCGACAACTCCGTTTGTGTGATATATATCAACGACAACGTCTGCTACACCAACCGCATCTATGGCATCCAGAATAACAACTGGAGCATCAACAGCTATGGTGGAATGGTGACCGTCAGTGACGTCAAAGTCAGTCAATATTAA
- a CDS encoding RagB/SusD family nutrient uptake outer membrane protein, producing the protein MKTIYKAFVACCALGGLTSCSDFLDDQLPQATLTEEQAKDPANADNILTSAYAGLVTIEDMNASFSLWNYDTRSDDAYVGGADHSDGTPFHNLELCTGVMTTDWNFSSIWTRLYKYLSRVNLCLNVLSNGNQDDAAVQERIAEMRFLRAYGHFQLKRLFKKIPFVNKPNLEEDDIKNISNTEYTNDEGWMQIIEDLNYAYEHLPQTQADKGRPNKSAAAAFLAKAYLYKAYRQDDANSNQVTSINEDDLKKVVEYTELTLYRGYDLEGDLHNNFRPEEAYENGKESIWAIQYSKNDGTNYGNLNFSNRLIPPELEGILGGCDFYKPSHNLVNAYKTDFEGHPMFDEANATDYAVLVGKTVGNSQTVDPRLFITVGMPGTQFMFNPNPKLTIGEGKPWSRSNGNYGNFISLKQCVDPDLTDKYIFNADNQWATSMNRIVFRYADVLLMRAEALAQLNKTGEAIQLVNKLRNRAKSMQSSSVVANYPSTLNVRFNVKPYEGTYDKAKTLSIVKMERRLELAMECERFFDLVRWGEAASVINNFYATESKSAKFLEGAQFVADKNEYLPIPHEQMAASNGKYTQNCGNW; encoded by the coding sequence ATGAAGACTATATATAAAGCATTTGTCGCATGTTGTGCGCTTGGTGGTTTAACTTCTTGCTCTGACTTCCTCGACGACCAACTGCCACAGGCTACACTGACCGAGGAACAAGCAAAGGATCCTGCTAATGCAGACAACATCCTTACCTCTGCATACGCTGGACTGGTAACCATCGAGGATATGAACGCCTCGTTCTCCTTGTGGAACTATGACACGCGCTCGGACGATGCATACGTTGGTGGTGCCGACCATTCTGATGGTACTCCTTTCCATAACCTGGAGCTATGTACCGGTGTGATGACCACCGACTGGAACTTCAGTTCCATCTGGACCAGACTCTATAAGTATTTGTCGCGCGTTAATCTTTGTCTTAATGTGCTGTCGAATGGCAATCAGGACGATGCAGCCGTTCAGGAGCGCATAGCAGAGATGCGCTTCCTGCGTGCCTACGGTCACTTCCAGCTGAAGCGCTTGTTCAAGAAGATTCCTTTTGTCAACAAGCCCAATCTGGAGGAAGATGATATTAAGAATATCTCAAATACCGAATACACCAACGACGAAGGTTGGATGCAGATCATCGAGGACTTGAACTATGCCTACGAGCATCTGCCTCAGACGCAGGCCGACAAAGGTCGTCCCAACAAGTCTGCTGCCGCTGCTTTCCTAGCCAAGGCTTATCTCTACAAGGCCTACCGCCAGGACGATGCCAACAGCAATCAGGTGACCAGCATCAACGAAGACGACCTGAAGAAAGTGGTGGAATACACCGAGCTCACCCTGTATCGTGGCTACGACCTTGAGGGCGACCTGCACAACAACTTCCGTCCTGAAGAAGCCTACGAGAATGGCAAGGAGAGCATCTGGGCCATTCAGTATTCAAAGAACGACGGTACGAACTACGGTAACCTGAACTTCTCAAATCGTCTGATTCCACCCGAGCTTGAAGGTATCTTGGGCGGTTGTGACTTCTACAAGCCCTCACACAATTTGGTGAATGCCTACAAGACCGACTTCGAGGGCCATCCCATGTTTGATGAGGCTAATGCCACAGACTATGCTGTGCTTGTAGGCAAGACCGTCGGCAACAGCCAGACTGTTGACCCGCGACTCTTTATCACCGTGGGCATGCCCGGTACACAGTTTATGTTCAATCCCAATCCCAAACTTACCATTGGTGAGGGCAAGCCTTGGAGTCGTTCTAATGGCAACTATGGCAATTTCATCTCTCTGAAGCAGTGCGTTGACCCCGACCTGACAGATAAGTACATCTTCAATGCAGACAACCAGTGGGCTACATCGATGAACCGCATCGTGTTCCGCTATGCTGATGTGCTGCTCATGCGTGCAGAAGCATTGGCACAGTTGAACAAGACCGGCGAGGCTATTCAGCTGGTGAACAAGCTGCGCAATCGCGCCAAGAGCATGCAGTCAAGCAGTGTTGTGGCCAACTATCCCAGTACGCTGAACGTACGTTTCAATGTGAAGCCCTACGAAGGCACTTACGACAAAGCCAAGACTTTGAGTATTGTCAAGATGGAACGTCGTCTGGAACTGGCTATGGAGTGCGAGCGCTTCTTCGACTTAGTGCGTTGGGGCGAAGCAGCCAGCGTGATCAATAACTTCTATGCCACCGAGAGCAAAAGTGCCAAATTCCTTGAAGGTGCACAATTCGTGGCCGACAAGAACGAATACCTGCCTATACCTCACGAGCAGATGGCTGCCTCTAATGGAAAATACACTCAGAACTGTGGTAATTGGTAA
- a CDS encoding DUF4960 domain-containing protein, with product MKTKIFNIICALMVACGFAACSDDHTGSLSVGGDCLVQKFVLNDQYEATIDMATKLIKVKVPVDFTAKNDMVVTSMIVSPGASSNIKQGDHINVEADQTLRITNGDLMMEYRIAVRNDEAKLYNFYLSGIKGAINEEDKTITVYVLGISGIDLSNASFTVDNSEDAVSFPASGSTADFSDPNNPFQLTLNDGTATNTYTVKIVMIDKPVAIFAGNAANVDELKDEEKAAAKWLTSNIQGSAYVSWEQIANFDGLLDECKFIFFHRQTGAYTSFSGFEGGEKSAMDALPKLKEYWKKGGAFVLQRMGVNLAAALGAMPQDGCPNNCWGGNGEGGPQMGDDPWTLPVFDKNHALWQGLVVNPANPEAIYTLDKDYTICNSASQYHWDGVSDEALYQKFDEVTGGKARRLTGHGNEISSWELKNYNGEFGKGGIICFGAGLLDWYSPTDYTSVYHENMGKILMNAYHYLTGE from the coding sequence ATGAAGACTAAAATATTTAATATCATCTGTGCACTGATGGTTGCCTGCGGGTTTGCTGCCTGCTCAGACGATCATACAGGCAGTCTCAGCGTCGGTGGCGATTGTCTGGTGCAGAAGTTCGTGCTTAACGACCAGTACGAAGCAACCATCGACATGGCCACCAAGCTGATCAAAGTGAAGGTGCCCGTCGATTTTACCGCTAAGAACGACATGGTTGTCACCAGCATGATTGTTTCGCCAGGAGCATCCAGCAATATCAAGCAGGGCGACCATATCAATGTGGAAGCCGACCAGACCTTGCGCATCACCAATGGCGACCTGATGATGGAATATCGCATTGCCGTGCGCAATGACGAGGCCAAGCTCTATAACTTCTACCTTTCAGGCATCAAAGGTGCCATCAACGAAGAAGATAAGACCATCACTGTCTATGTGCTGGGCATCAGTGGCATCGACCTGAGCAATGCTTCCTTCACTGTAGATAATAGCGAGGATGCTGTCAGTTTCCCGGCCAGCGGTTCGACTGCCGATTTTAGCGATCCGAACAATCCGTTCCAGCTCACGCTGAACGATGGCACGGCTACTAATACATATACCGTGAAGATCGTGATGATCGATAAACCTGTAGCCATCTTCGCAGGCAACGCAGCTAATGTCGATGAACTGAAAGACGAGGAGAAGGCTGCTGCCAAATGGCTGACCAGCAATATTCAAGGCTCGGCTTATGTCTCTTGGGAACAGATTGCCAACTTCGACGGTCTGCTGGATGAGTGTAAGTTCATCTTCTTCCATCGCCAGACAGGTGCTTATACCTCCTTCTCTGGATTTGAGGGAGGCGAGAAGAGTGCCATGGATGCTCTGCCAAAACTGAAGGAATACTGGAAGAAGGGTGGCGCTTTCGTGCTGCAGCGCATGGGTGTTAACCTGGCAGCAGCGTTAGGTGCTATGCCACAAGACGGTTGTCCTAACAACTGTTGGGGTGGCAATGGCGAAGGTGGTCCACAGATGGGTGATGATCCCTGGACGTTGCCTGTCTTCGACAAGAACCATGCTTTGTGGCAAGGACTTGTTGTCAACCCTGCCAATCCCGAAGCCATTTACACGCTTGATAAGGATTACACCATCTGTAACTCAGCATCTCAGTATCACTGGGACGGCGTTTCCGACGAAGCCCTCTATCAGAAGTTCGACGAAGTGACCGGTGGTAAGGCTCGCCGCCTGACCGGACATGGCAACGAGATTTCTTCTTGGGAACTGAAAAACTACAATGGTGAGTTTGGAAAGGGTGGTATCATCTGTTTCGGTGCCGGTCTGCTCGACTGGTATTCTCCCACCGACTATACCTCTGTTTACCATGAGAACATGGGCAAGATTCTGATGAATGCCTATCATTATCTCACCGGTGAATAA
- a CDS encoding DUF4980 domain-containing protein, which translates to MNAKKLLSFLTAVAMTTGIMAQVTPIVLGDSHAMLKVTQHSRYLLIPIQETEDIASIAVLDGQNNMVQRLNVKLAIDRVDYWVPYELQNACLMDIEFHGDRRQKGAVSEFVCWHEIQYSDSFNVANRERFRPLYHHTPQYGWMNDPNGMFYMPSSPTGNDGKTGAAGGVWHLYYQYNPYGSQWENMHWGHSTSRDLVHWESQPIALEPDWLGSIFSGSCVTTGDSVVAFYTSAGMHQTQSMAVSKDGGRSFKKYSGNPIMFTSDVPDFRDPKAFWNEDAKMWNLILAAGQEMRIYSSKDLKQWQYESSFGKEYGNHSGVWECPDLFKLDDKWVLICNINPGGPFGGSATQYFVGHFDGHKFTCESMPKVTKWMDYGKDHYATVSFYNAPENRRVVLAWMSNWQYANQVPTKQFRSANSIPRDLGLFTCGEETYVSVVPSKEMLALRGQKVKRPTEACEIVVDVKSQAEIVLSNTKGEQVVMTYDAVRQQFVMDRTKGGDATFSETFPCVTVAPTYGHIKQLRIFVDRCSIEVFDAEGKMAMTNLVFPAEPYNNIKVKGGKAVVYQIKY; encoded by the coding sequence ATGAACGCAAAAAAGTTATTATCATTCTTGACGGCTGTCGCAATGACAACAGGCATCATGGCGCAAGTGACGCCCATTGTGCTTGGCGACAGTCATGCCATGCTAAAGGTGACTCAACACTCACGCTATCTTCTGATACCCATACAGGAAACAGAAGACATCGCTTCTATTGCCGTGCTGGACGGACAAAACAATATGGTGCAGCGGCTCAACGTGAAGTTGGCCATTGACCGTGTTGACTATTGGGTGCCCTATGAGTTGCAGAATGCCTGCCTGATGGACATTGAGTTCCATGGCGATCGTCGTCAGAAGGGTGCTGTCAGCGAGTTTGTTTGCTGGCACGAGATTCAGTATTCTGATAGCTTCAACGTAGCCAATCGTGAACGATTCCGTCCGCTATACCATCACACACCGCAGTATGGCTGGATGAACGATCCCAACGGCATGTTTTATATGCCGTCGTCGCCGACAGGCAACGACGGGAAGACAGGTGCTGCCGGCGGCGTGTGGCACCTCTATTATCAGTATAATCCTTACGGTTCGCAGTGGGAGAACATGCACTGGGGCCACTCTACCTCGCGCGATCTCGTTCACTGGGAGTCACAACCCATCGCCTTGGAGCCTGACTGGCTGGGCAGCATCTTCAGTGGGTCGTGTGTGACCACCGGCGATTCAGTGGTGGCTTTCTACACTTCTGCCGGCATGCACCAGACGCAGTCCATGGCTGTCTCGAAAGATGGCGGACGTAGCTTCAAGAAATACTCGGGCAATCCGATTATGTTTACCAGCGATGTGCCCGACTTCCGCGACCCCAAGGCCTTCTGGAACGAGGATGCCAAGATGTGGAATCTCATTCTGGCTGCCGGTCAGGAGATGCGTATCTACTCATCAAAGGACCTGAAACAGTGGCAGTACGAGAGCTCTTTTGGCAAGGAGTATGGCAACCACAGTGGTGTGTGGGAGTGTCCCGACCTGTTCAAGCTCGACGATAAGTGGGTGCTGATTTGTAACATCAACCCTGGCGGACCCTTTGGTGGCAGTGCCACGCAATATTTCGTCGGCCACTTTGATGGTCATAAGTTCACCTGCGAGTCGATGCCCAAGGTGACGAAGTGGATGGACTACGGCAAGGATCACTATGCCACGGTGTCGTTCTATAATGCACCCGAGAATCGCAGGGTGGTGCTGGCATGGATGAGCAACTGGCAGTATGCCAACCAAGTGCCCACGAAGCAGTTCCGCTCGGCCAACTCAATCCCCCGCGATCTGGGACTGTTCACCTGTGGCGAGGAAACCTATGTCAGTGTGGTTCCGTCGAAAGAGATGCTGGCCCTCCGTGGTCAGAAGGTGAAACGTCCTACCGAGGCTTGCGAGATTGTGGTCGATGTGAAGTCGCAGGCCGAGATTGTGCTTTCAAACACCAAAGGTGAGCAGGTGGTGATGACCTATGATGCCGTTCGGCAGCAGTTTGTCATGGACCGCACGAAGGGGGGCGATGCCACCTTCAGCGAGACCTTCCCTTGCGTCACCGTTGCGCCCACCTATGGCCACATCAAGCAGTTGCGCATCTTCGTTGACCGTTGCAGCATCGAGGTCTTCGATGCCGAGGGCAAGATGGCCATGACCAATCTGGTGTTCCCGGCCGAGCCATATAACAACATCAAGGTGAAGGGCGGCAAGGCTGTTGTCTATCAAATTAAGTATTGA
- a CDS encoding carbohydrate kinase, with the protein MNEKRYVVGLGEVLWDVLPEGKKLGGAPANFAYHAGQFLGMDNTIAVSALGEDRLAEETLDALREHNLNDLLPRVPYPTGTVQVQLDEQGIPSYDIKENVAWDNIPYDEDIRQIAKNCRAVCFGSLAQRNVVSRTTIQKFLDDTPADCLKIFDINLRQQFYTMEIVKESLQRCNILKINDEELVLIGRMFGYPGLDMENKCWLILGKYNLDMLVLTCGTNGSYVFTPGQMSFQETPKVKVADTVGAGDSFTGSFVGSILNGKCVPEAHRTAVQVSAYVCTQNGAMPDIPSEFVK; encoded by the coding sequence ATGAATGAGAAACGTTATGTAGTAGGACTCGGCGAGGTCCTGTGGGACGTGCTTCCCGAAGGCAAGAAACTGGGTGGCGCCCCTGCCAACTTCGCTTATCATGCCGGACAGTTCCTGGGCATGGACAACACGATTGCCGTGAGTGCGCTGGGCGAAGACCGTCTGGCTGAAGAGACACTGGATGCACTGCGCGAACACAACCTGAACGACCTGCTGCCTCGTGTGCCCTATCCAACGGGAACCGTACAGGTGCAGCTCGATGAACAGGGCATCCCCAGCTATGACATCAAGGAGAATGTGGCATGGGACAACATCCCCTACGATGAGGATATCCGTCAGATTGCCAAAAACTGCCGTGCCGTGTGCTTCGGTTCACTGGCACAGCGCAACGTGGTGAGCCGCACGACCATCCAGAAGTTCCTCGACGACACCCCTGCTGACTGTCTGAAGATTTTCGATATCAACCTGCGTCAGCAGTTCTACACGATGGAGATTGTCAAGGAGTCTCTGCAGCGTTGCAACATCTTGAAGATCAACGACGAGGAGCTGGTATTGATAGGACGCATGTTTGGCTATCCCGGTCTTGATATGGAAAACAAGTGCTGGCTCATCCTCGGCAAGTACAACCTCGACATGTTGGTGCTGACTTGCGGTACCAATGGCTCGTATGTGTTCACACCTGGTCAGATGTCGTTCCAGGAGACCCCGAAGGTGAAGGTGGCCGACACCGTTGGCGCCGGCGACTCGTTCACGGGTTCTTTCGTGGGTTCTATCCTCAATGGCAAGTGTGTGCCCGAGGCACATCGCACCGCCGTTCAGGTTTCGGCCTATGTCTGCACGCAGAATGGTGCCATGCCTGATATACCATCAGAGTTTGTGAAGTAA
- the thiS gene encoding sulfur carrier protein ThiS: MTIRLNGKEQQTAAATLEELAHELGLPEKGIAMAMEMRMVPRQAWAETCLNAGSEVIIIKAACGG; the protein is encoded by the coding sequence ATGACTATTAGACTAAATGGGAAAGAACAGCAGACAGCGGCTGCTACATTAGAAGAACTGGCACATGAACTAGGATTGCCTGAAAAGGGCATCGCCATGGCGATGGAGATGAGAATGGTACCGCGACAAGCGTGGGCTGAGACATGCCTCAACGCTGGTAGCGAAGTGATAATTATTAAAGCTGCTTGTGGCGGATGA
- a CDS encoding thiamine phosphate synthase, whose product MIQFISHYNDQYNYLDTIALALQGGCRWVQLRMKNAPVDEVRRTARLAQLMCRSAGATFIIDDHVELVKELHADGVHLGLSDMPIAEARRLLGPDYIIGGTANTFDDVKAHAEAGADYIGCGPFRFTTTKERLSPVLGLEGYRQIVEKMKSEHINLPIVAIGGITAADVPDIIKTGVTGIALSGAVINAVDPVDEMKRLIKIVDHE is encoded by the coding sequence ATGATACAGTTTATTAGTCATTACAACGACCAGTATAATTATTTGGACACGATTGCTCTGGCCCTGCAAGGCGGATGCCGATGGGTGCAGCTGCGCATGAAGAATGCGCCTGTCGATGAGGTGCGGCGTACGGCAAGACTGGCACAGCTGATGTGTCGCAGCGCCGGCGCCACGTTTATCATCGACGACCACGTGGAACTGGTGAAAGAACTGCATGCCGACGGTGTGCATCTGGGACTGAGCGACATGCCGATAGCCGAGGCACGCCGTCTGTTGGGTCCCGACTATATCATTGGTGGCACCGCCAATACGTTCGACGACGTGAAAGCACATGCTGAGGCAGGAGCCGACTACATAGGGTGCGGGCCCTTTCGGTTCACCACCACCAAAGAGCGCTTGTCGCCGGTGTTGGGACTGGAGGGCTACCGACAGATTGTGGAAAAGATGAAGAGCGAGCATATCAACCTGCCGATTGTTGCCATTGGAGGCATCACGGCTGCCGATGTGCCCGACATCATAAAGACAGGTGTGACGGGCATTGCCCTCAGTGGCGCCGTCATCAATGCGGTTGACCCTGTCGATGAAATGAAAAGATTGATAAAGATTGTAGATCATGAGTAA
- a CDS encoding MFS transporter has translation MKQNKSIYLIPVMLCFFCMGFVDLVGIASNYVKSDLALSDSVANVFPSLVFFWFLIFSVPTGMLMNKIGRKKTVLLSLVVTVVSLLLPLFGESFGIMLVAFSLLGIGNALMQTSLNPLVSTVMGGGNLASTLTFGQFVKAIASFSAPYLAMWGATKVIPDFDLSWRVLFGIFFVVGVLSTVLLFVTPIDEPATEGKASSFMECLKLLGTPIVLLSFLGIMCHVGIDVGTNTTAPKILMERLGMTLNEAAFATSLYFIFRTVGCLTGSFFLRVLKMRTFFIVSISMMALSMLLLFIGQAQWELYLAIALVGYGNSNVFSMCFATALESMPDKQNEVSGLMIMGLFGGTIFPLLMGFASDGFGQAGAVLVMAVGVLYLFTYIKQLKTA, from the coding sequence ATGAAACAGAATAAGTCTATTTATCTGATTCCCGTCATGCTCTGCTTCTTCTGCATGGGCTTTGTGGATTTGGTGGGCATTGCCTCCAATTATGTGAAGAGCGATCTGGCGCTGAGCGACTCGGTGGCTAACGTGTTTCCTTCACTGGTATTCTTCTGGTTTTTAATCTTTAGTGTGCCAACAGGCATGCTGATGAATAAGATAGGGCGCAAGAAGACTGTGCTGCTTTCGCTCGTCGTTACGGTCGTCTCTTTGCTGTTGCCTCTGTTTGGCGAGAGCTTCGGCATCATGTTGGTGGCCTTCTCACTGCTGGGTATCGGTAATGCCTTGATGCAGACGTCGCTCAACCCGCTGGTATCTACGGTGATGGGCGGAGGCAACTTGGCTTCTACGCTTACCTTCGGTCAGTTTGTGAAAGCCATCGCTTCGTTCTCGGCTCCCTATTTGGCTATGTGGGGCGCCACGAAGGTGATACCCGATTTTGACCTCTCTTGGCGAGTGCTGTTTGGCATCTTCTTCGTGGTGGGCGTCCTCTCCACCGTCTTGTTGTTTGTGACGCCTATCGACGAACCCGCCACCGAGGGCAAGGCCTCCTCGTTTATGGAGTGCCTGAAACTGTTGGGCACGCCCATCGTGCTGTTGTCGTTTCTGGGCATCATGTGCCATGTGGGTATCGATGTGGGTACCAACACCACGGCACCAAAGATTCTGATGGAACGTCTTGGCATGACGCTTAATGAGGCTGCCTTTGCCACGTCGCTATACTTTATCTTTCGCACCGTGGGCTGTCTGACGGGATCGTTCTTCCTGCGTGTGTTGAAGATGCGCACTTTCTTTATCGTCAGCATCTCGATGATGGCCTTGTCCATGTTGTTGCTGTTCATCGGTCAGGCACAGTGGGAACTCTATCTCGCCATCGCCCTGGTTGGCTATGGCAACTCGAACGTGTTCTCGATGTGTTTCGCCACTGCCCTTGAGTCGATGCCCGACAAACAAAACGAGGTGAGCGGACTGATGATCATGGGACTCTTTGGCGGCACCATCTTCCCGCTGCTGATGGGCTTCGCCAGCGACGGTTTCGGACAGGCTGGTGCCGTACTGGTCATGGCAGTCGGTGTGCTCTATCTCTTCACCTATATCAAACAATTAAAAACCGCATAG
- the axeA1 gene encoding acetylxylan esterase AxeA1 — MKRLLLFACALVAMTVQAQTARKFTVNITPDGASNMVAYLPDMPTGRAVVDCPGGGYSHLALQHEGHDWAAYFNKQGIAYFVLTYRMPKGDRDIPLSDAQTAIRMVRDSADFWHVNPYDVGIMGFSAGGHLASSVSTHSEFDCRPNFSILFYPVISMNPREGHRGSSEGFLGKEGLENEQLVKEWSNQNAVRRHLTPPAVIFTASDDQVVPVVNNCLRYYESMRRAGNDCAMYIYPTGGHGFGFRDSWTYHNQMLNDLTTWLNAHKAPRKDAIRVACIGNSITDGSGIDMADLKGYPAQLQKLLGKGYHVKNYGVGARTMLNNGDHPYMIEQAWRDAQAFQPNIVVIKLGTNDSKDFIWSKHSKEFAGDMQTMVNALRKLPSNPKIYLCTPIKAFRDKWGITDSVIVNGVIPAIRQVAKKNKLTVIDLHAVLTDEASMTHDMIHPNEKGAGQMAKAIADAIRLKE; from the coding sequence ATGAAACGACTATTACTCTTCGCATGCGCCCTGGTGGCCATGACCGTGCAGGCACAGACTGCACGCAAGTTCACAGTAAACATCACGCCCGACGGGGCTTCAAACATGGTGGCCTATCTGCCCGACATGCCGACGGGTAGGGCAGTGGTCGATTGTCCCGGTGGTGGCTACAGCCATCTGGCTCTGCAGCACGAGGGACACGACTGGGCTGCGTATTTCAATAAGCAGGGCATTGCCTACTTCGTGCTGACCTATCGCATGCCGAAGGGCGACCGTGATATCCCCCTGAGCGATGCACAGACAGCCATACGTATGGTGCGCGACTCTGCCGACTTCTGGCATGTGAACCCCTACGATGTGGGCATCATGGGCTTCTCGGCAGGCGGTCATCTGGCTTCATCTGTGTCAACGCATAGTGAGTTTGACTGTCGTCCCAACTTCAGCATCCTGTTCTATCCCGTCATCTCGATGAATCCGCGTGAGGGACATCGCGGAAGCAGCGAGGGCTTCTTGGGCAAAGAGGGACTGGAGAACGAACAACTGGTCAAGGAGTGGTCTAACCAGAATGCTGTGCGCCGCCATCTGACACCGCCAGCCGTCATCTTCACCGCCAGCGACGACCAGGTGGTGCCCGTCGTCAACAACTGCCTGCGTTACTATGAGTCCATGCGACGTGCAGGCAACGACTGCGCCATGTATATCTATCCCACCGGTGGCCACGGCTTTGGCTTCCGTGACAGTTGGACCTATCACAACCAGATGTTGAACGACCTGACCACCTGGCTCAATGCACACAAGGCCCCCCGCAAGGATGCCATCCGCGTGGCATGCATCGGCAACAGCATCACCGATGGGTCGGGCATTGACATGGCCGACCTGAAAGGCTATCCCGCACAGTTGCAGAAACTGCTGGGCAAGGGCTATCACGTGAAGAACTACGGCGTGGGAGCACGCACCATGCTGAACAATGGCGACCATCCCTACATGATAGAGCAGGCGTGGCGCGACGCGCAGGCTTTCCAACCCAACATCGTGGTCATCAAGTTGGGGACCAACGACTCAAAGGATTTCATCTGGAGCAAGCATTCAAAGGAGTTTGCGGGCGACATGCAGACGATGGTCAACGCACTGCGCAAACTGCCGTCTAATCCGAAAATCTATCTGTGTACGCCTATCAAGGCCTTCCGCGACAAGTGGGGCATCACCGACTCTGTCATCGTGAACGGTGTCATTCCCGCCATCCGACAGGTTGCCAAGAAGAACAAACTGACGGTCATCGACCTCCATGCGGTGCTCACCGATGAGGCCAGCATGACACACGACATGATACATCCCAACGAGAAAGGAGCAGGGCAGATGGCGAAAGCCATTGCCGATGCTATTCGACTAAAAGAATAA